The Streptococcus mitis genome has a segment encoding these proteins:
- a CDS encoding CPBP family intramembrane glutamic endopeptidase codes for MSNKRTILLFVVLAYALAWIIWLALWLSGVGLNSPWSQLASIVAMWMPALAVFVLGKITNQPSGIKSKLVVNLKRNWRFYLLAIWLPAVISFLGAGLYFLVFPSNFSLGFESIQAILQEKGVSQSAIPLSSLVLIQILASLTYAPFFNSFFALGEEIGWRGYLYPVLRERFSLVQTHVLLALIWSLWHLPINLQGYNYGLTYFAYPVLGVVAMFLFCFSVGILLSWLLEKTGSIWASALFHGAINATAGIGLLFQLPGEKVSSLLILGPSPTGMLSVLPCLFLALLILQRERSHYEFCK; via the coding sequence ATGTCAAATAAGAGAACAATCCTTCTTTTTGTGGTCTTGGCTTATGCCCTTGCTTGGATAATATGGTTGGCACTATGGCTAAGTGGTGTTGGTCTAAATTCTCCATGGAGTCAACTTGCTAGTATTGTAGCCATGTGGATGCCTGCACTTGCAGTCTTTGTTTTAGGGAAAATCACGAATCAACCTAGTGGAATCAAATCTAAATTAGTCGTGAATCTCAAGAGGAACTGGCGCTTTTACTTACTAGCTATCTGGTTACCAGCAGTCATCAGTTTTTTAGGAGCGGGACTTTATTTTCTTGTATTTCCTAGCAATTTCAGCCTTGGTTTTGAATCTATTCAAGCCATCTTACAAGAAAAAGGTGTCTCTCAATCAGCCATTCCCTTATCTTCCTTGGTTTTGATTCAAATCCTAGCTAGTTTGACCTACGCTCCTTTTTTTAATAGTTTCTTTGCATTGGGGGAGGAAATTGGTTGGCGTGGCTATCTTTACCCAGTGCTAAGAGAACGCTTTTCACTAGTCCAGACTCATGTCTTACTTGCTCTCATTTGGAGTCTATGGCATTTACCAATCAATTTACAAGGATATAATTATGGTCTTACTTATTTTGCTTATCCCGTTTTGGGAGTTGTTGCTATGTTTCTATTTTGTTTTAGCGTAGGAATATTGTTGAGCTGGTTGTTGGAAAAGACAGGTTCTATCTGGGCTTCTGCCCTATTTCATGGGGCAATCAATGCAACTGCAGGTATTGGGTTACTCTTCCAATTACCAGGAGAAAAAGTTTCAAGCCTCTTGATTTTAGGCCCATCACCGACCGGAATGCTATCAGTTCTACCTTGCTTATTCCTAGCCCTACTAATATTACAAAGGGAAAGGAGTCATTATGAGTTTTGCAAATAG
- a CDS encoding HAD family hydrolase, producing the protein MDAVIFDLDGLLADTEIISLKVYQELLKDFGIPFTEETYSREYSGHREEENVQRFLDTYDLPWNFDQTLEKVYELEVRILAKGVNLKKGAKKLLAFLQREGIPIALATSSVESRARMILDSNGILSLFDHLVFAKDVKRSKPYPDMFLKACSDLNVLPENCLVLEDSEAGIEAAYRAGIPVICIPDLKMPAQSFLNKTEQVFQDLDAVRDYLESKKENQ; encoded by the coding sequence ATGGACGCTGTAATATTTGATTTAGATGGCTTATTAGCTGATACTGAGATCATTTCTCTAAAAGTTTATCAAGAATTGCTTAAAGATTTTGGAATTCCTTTCACAGAAGAAACATATTCTAGAGAATACAGTGGACATAGGGAAGAGGAGAATGTTCAACGATTTTTAGATACCTATGATTTACCTTGGAACTTTGACCAAACCTTGGAAAAAGTTTATGAACTGGAAGTTCGAATATTAGCCAAAGGTGTAAATTTAAAAAAAGGTGCTAAAAAGTTGCTTGCTTTTTTGCAAAGAGAAGGTATTCCAATCGCTCTAGCAACTTCAAGTGTTGAATCTAGAGCTAGAATGATTTTGGATAGTAATGGTATACTGTCCCTATTTGACCATCTAGTTTTTGCAAAAGATGTAAAGCGAAGCAAACCTTACCCTGATATGTTTTTAAAGGCCTGTAGTGATTTGAATGTTTTACCAGAGAATTGCTTAGTATTAGAGGATAGTGAAGCAGGTATTGAAGCAGCCTATAGAGCTGGGATACCAGTTATTTGTATTCCAGACTTGAAAATGCCAGCACAGTCTTTCTTAAATAAAACAGAACAAGTTTTTCAGGATTTAGATGCTGTCAGAGACTATTTAGAAAGTAAGAAGGAGAATCAATGA
- a CDS encoding exodeoxyribonuclease III: MKLISWNIDSLNAALTSDSARAKLSQEVLQTLVAENADIIAIQETKLSAKGPTKKHLEILEELFPGYANTWRSSQEPARKGYAGTMFLYKKELTPTVTFPEIGAPSTMDLEGRIITLEFDKFFVTQVYTPNAGDGLKRLEERQVWDVKYAEYLAELDKEKPVLATGDYNVAHNEIDLANPASNRRSPGFTDEERAGFTNLLATGFTDTFRHIHGDVPERYTWWAQRSKTSKINNTGWRIDYWLTSNRVADKVTKSDMIDSGARQDHTPIVMEIEL; this comes from the coding sequence ATGAAACTTATCTCATGGAATATTGATTCCCTAAACGCTGCCCTAACTAGTGACTCAGCTCGCGCGAAATTGTCCCAAGAAGTCCTACAAACCTTGGTCGCTGAAAATGCTGATATTATCGCTATCCAAGAAACCAAGCTTTCTGCCAAGGGGCCTACTAAAAAACATCTTGAGATTTTAGAAGAACTCTTCCCAGGCTACGCAAACACGTGGCGCTCTTCCCAAGAACCTGCCCGGAAAGGCTATGCTGGAACCATGTTCCTTTATAAGAAAGAACTTACACCTACTGTCACTTTCCCAGAAATCGGTGCCCCTTCTACCATGGACTTGGAAGGTCGTATCATCACTCTAGAATTTGATAAATTTTTCGTGACCCAAGTTTACACTCCAAACGCTGGCGACGGCCTCAAACGCTTGGAAGAACGTCAAGTCTGGGATGTCAAATATGCGGAGTATTTGGCTGAACTAGACAAAGAAAAGCCAGTCCTTGCAACCGGTGACTACAACGTGGCCCACAATGAGATCGACCTTGCAAATCCTGCCAGCAACCGCCGTTCACCAGGATTTACCGACGAGGAACGTGCTGGATTTACCAACCTTTTGGCAACTGGATTTACCGACACCTTCCGCCATATTCATGGCGATGTTCCAGAACGCTACACTTGGTGGGCACAACGCAGCAAGACTTCTAAAATCAACAATACAGGCTGGAGAATCGACTACTGGCTCACAAGCAACCGCGTGGCTGACAAGGTGACCAAGTCTGATATGATTGACTCCGGTGCGCGCCAAGACCATACACCCATTGTCATGGAGATTGAACTCTAA
- a CDS encoding UDP-glucose--hexose-1-phosphate uridylyltransferase, translating to MSQGVLDAFITEVIAKSSFEEMDRIYLTNRVLARVGDGVLEVETNLDKLIDLKDQLVEEAVRLETIEDSQTAREILGAELMNLVTPCPSQVNRDFWGTYAQSPEQAIADFYQLSQKNDYIKLKAIAKNIAYRVPSDYGDLEITINLSKPEKDPKEIAAAKLVQASHYPQCQLCIENEGYHGRVNHPARSNHRIIRFEMAGQEWGFQYSPYAYFNEHCIFLDGQHRPMVISRLSFERLLAIVEQFPGYFAGSNADLPIVGGSILTHDHYQGGRHIFPMELAPLQKTFSFAGFEQVKAGIVKWPMSVLRLTSDSKEELINLADKILREWRQYSDPSVQVLAESNGTPHHTITPIARKRDGQFELDLVLRDNQTSAEHPDGIYHPHKDVQHIKKENIGLIEVMGLAILPPRLKEEVEQVASYLVGEAVTVADYHQKWADELKAQYPDLKDKEKALEIVKDSVGAIFARVLEDAGVYKQTEQGQVAFMRFVEQVGILSD from the coding sequence ATGAGTCAGGGAGTTCTAGATGCATTTATCACGGAAGTCATTGCTAAAAGTTCATTTGAGGAAATGGATCGAATCTACTTGACCAATCGTGTCTTGGCACGAGTGGGAGATGGTGTTTTGGAAGTTGAGACGAATCTGGATAAATTGATTGACCTCAAGGACCAGCTGGTTGAGGAGGCGGTTCGATTAGAGACGATTGAGGATAGTCAGACTGCGCGTGAAATCCTCGGTGCTGAACTGATGAATTTGGTGACCCCTTGTCCGAGTCAGGTTAATCGTGACTTCTGGGGAACTTACGCCCAATCTCCTGAGCAGGCGATAGCGGATTTTTACCAACTCAGCCAGAAAAATGACTACATCAAGCTCAAGGCCATTGCTAAAAACATTGCTTATCGTGTTCCATCGGACTATGGAGACCTTGAGATTACCATCAATCTCTCTAAGCCTGAAAAGGATCCGAAAGAGATTGCGGCGGCTAAGTTGGTGCAAGCTAGCCATTATCCCCAGTGTCAGCTTTGTATAGAGAACGAAGGCTACCATGGTCGGGTTAACCACCCAGCTCGCAGCAACCACCGTATTATCCGTTTTGAAATGGCGGGTCAGGAATGGGGCTTCCAGTATTCGCCCTATGCTTATTTTAATGAGCACTGTATTTTCTTAGACGGCCAGCACCGCCCCATGGTCATTAGTCGTCTGAGTTTTGAGCGTCTGCTGGCTATCGTAGAGCAGTTTCCGGGCTATTTTGCGGGTTCAAATGCGGACTTACCGATTGTGGGGGGCTCTATTCTAACTCATGACCACTATCAGGGAGGCCGTCACATATTCCCTATGGAATTGGCTCCCTTGCAAAAGACTTTCTCTTTTGCTGGTTTTGAACAGGTCAAGGCTGGGATTGTCAAGTGGCCTATGTCAGTCCTACGTTTGACTTCGGATTCCAAAGAGGAATTGATCAACTTAGCTGACAAGATTTTGCGAGAATGGCGTCAGTATTCAGATCCAAGTGTGCAAGTCTTGGCAGAAAGTAATGGCACACCACACCATACCATCACACCGATTGCCCGTAAACGCGATGGACAGTTTGAGTTGGACTTGGTCTTACGAGACAATCAGACATCGGCAGAGCATCCTGATGGCATCTATCATCCCCACAAGGATGTCCAACATATCAAGAAGGAAAATATCGGCTTGATTGAGGTCATGGGCTTGGCAATCTTGCCACCACGTCTGAAAGAAGAAGTGGAGCAAGTCGCTAGCTATCTTGTAGGAGAAGCTGTTACGGTTGCCGATTATCATCAGAAATGGGCAGACGAACTCAAAGCCCAATATCCAGACCTAAAAGATAAAGAAAAAGCCCTTGAAATCGTCAAGGACTCTGTAGGTGCCATCTTTGCACGTGTTCTGGAGGATGCAGGAGTTTACAAGCAGACGGAGCAAGGACAGGTAGCCTTTATGCGCTTTGTAGAGCAGGTCGGAATTTTGTCAGACTAG
- a CDS encoding SdpI family protein, giving the protein MKIKINKKLVLFTSILILLPSLVGCVFWNQLPEEIPTHFNLLGQADGYNHKMSAIFGLPTLMLLMHWLLLFIMIKDPKSSNISSKIQVLIYWIIPFVSCLLMISIFGESLGYSMMSGLLAQIFMGVMMIIIGNYLPKTHRNYIIGIRLPWTLENDENWRKTHRLAGKIWVLGGLLLFLNSFVQLYVYWVFFLTLFFVVIIPSVYSYQLSKLES; this is encoded by the coding sequence ATGAAGATAAAAATCAATAAGAAATTGGTATTATTTACGAGCATTCTCATCCTACTACCTTCCCTTGTAGGTTGTGTTTTCTGGAATCAATTACCAGAGGAGATACCCACTCATTTTAATCTACTGGGTCAAGCGGATGGCTACAATCATAAAATGTCTGCTATCTTTGGATTACCGACTCTCATGCTTTTGATGCATTGGTTGCTTCTATTTATAATGATTAAAGATCCTAAATCTAGCAATATCAGTTCAAAAATACAAGTTTTGATTTACTGGATTATTCCTTTTGTATCTTGTCTATTAATGATTTCTATCTTCGGAGAATCTTTGGGTTATTCCATGATGAGTGGGCTACTAGCTCAGATTTTTATGGGAGTCATGATGATCATAATTGGAAATTATCTACCAAAAACACACCGAAATTATATAATCGGTATTCGACTACCGTGGACCTTGGAGAATGATGAAAACTGGAGAAAAACGCATCGTCTAGCTGGAAAAATTTGGGTATTAGGAGGATTGTTATTGTTTCTAAATTCCTTTGTGCAACTATATGTTTACTGGGTATTCTTCTTGACACTTTTCTTTGTAGTGATAATTCCTAGTGTCTATTCTTATCAATTATCAAAATTAGAATCTTGA
- a CDS encoding DUF421 domain-containing protein codes for MTLNYMEILIKLALGLFSLVFVINVTGKGNLAPNSATDQIQNYVLGGIIGGVIYNSSISILQYAVILMMWTILVLTLKWLNNNVRFVKRLIDGKPTLLIKNGQIDPEACRSVGLSAAEVALKLRSQGIFQMKQVKCAVQEQNGQLIVVQMGDENPKYPVVTDGVIQVDVLESIGRSEEWLLDNLSKQGHDNVANIFIAEYDKGAVTVVTYE; via the coding sequence ATGACACTCAATTATATGGAAATTTTAATCAAACTGGCCTTGGGGCTCTTCTCGCTTGTTTTTGTTATCAATGTGACAGGAAAGGGGAACCTAGCACCTAACTCTGCGACAGACCAAATTCAGAACTATGTTCTTGGTGGTATCATCGGTGGGGTGATTTACAATAGTTCTATCAGCATTCTCCAGTATGCAGTGATTTTGATGATGTGGACGATTTTGGTCTTGACCCTAAAGTGGCTCAATAACAATGTTCGTTTTGTCAAACGCTTGATTGATGGAAAACCAACTCTCCTTATCAAAAATGGGCAGATTGACCCAGAAGCCTGTCGTTCAGTTGGTTTGTCTGCAGCAGAAGTTGCTCTCAAACTTCGTAGCCAAGGGATTTTCCAGATGAAACAGGTCAAATGCGCTGTGCAGGAGCAAAATGGCCAACTCATCGTGGTCCAAATGGGGGATGAAAATCCTAAGTATCCAGTTGTGACTGACGGTGTGATCCAAGTCGATGTTTTGGAATCGATTGGCCGTAGCGAAGAGTGGCTGCTTGATAATCTAAGCAAACAAGGACATGACAATGTGGCCAATATCTTTATCGCTGAGTATGACAAGGGTGCCGTCACAGTTGTAACCTATGAATAA
- a CDS encoding PaaI family thioesterase: MKDFHFDAISAFENYEIEQMRDGHVEVTTKVVDSSLNYYGNAHGGYLFTLCDQISGLVVISLGLDGVTLQSSINYLKAGKLDDVLTIKGECVHQGRTTCVVDVDITNQEGRNVCKATFTMFVTGQRSEDRQVRI; the protein is encoded by the coding sequence ATGAAAGATTTTCATTTTGACGCTATATCTGCTTTTGAAAATTACGAAATTGAACAAATGAGAGATGGTCATGTTGAGGTGACGACCAAAGTAGTGGACTCGTCGCTCAACTACTATGGCAATGCCCATGGTGGCTATCTCTTCACCCTTTGTGACCAAATCAGTGGTTTGGTGGTTATCTCGCTGGGGCTTGATGGGGTGACACTTCAATCCTCTATCAACTACCTCAAGGCAGGAAAACTTGACGACGTGTTGACCATTAAAGGAGAATGCGTTCATCAAGGTCGCACAACCTGTGTAGTGGATGTCGATATCACCAATCAAGAAGGCAGAAATGTCTGCAAGGCAACATTTACCATGTTTGTCACAGGCCAACGGTCAGAAGACAGACAGGTAAGGATATAA
- a CDS encoding autorepressor SdpR family transcription factor, producing the protein MSFANSFKALSHPVRREILNLLKAGRLSAGEIASQFELTSATISHHLTILKAADLIHEMKEKNFIYYELNTSVLEDIMVWLADLKGDHFDEDKNQ; encoded by the coding sequence ATGAGTTTTGCAAATAGTTTTAAAGCCTTATCTCATCCAGTTAGGAGAGAGATTTTAAATTTACTCAAAGCAGGTAGATTATCTGCAGGAGAAATTGCCAGTCAATTTGAGTTGACTAGTGCAACTATTTCACACCATCTCACGATTTTGAAAGCAGCGGATTTGATTCATGAAATGAAAGAAAAAAACTTTATTTATTATGAGTTAAATACATCGGTTTTAGAGGACATAATGGTTTGGTTAGCAGATCTGAAAGGAGATCATTTTGATGAAGATAAAAATCAATAA
- a CDS encoding xanthine phosphoribosyltransferase codes for MKLLEERVLKDGHILGDNILKVDSFLTHQVDFSLIREIGKVFAEKFASAGITKVVTIEASGIAPAVFTAEALNVPMIFAKKAKNITMNEGILTAEVYSFTKQVTSTVSIAGKFLSPEDKVLIIDDFLANGQAAKGLIQIIEQAGATVEAIGIVIEKSFQDGRDLLEKAGYPVLSLARLDRFENGQVVFKEADL; via the coding sequence ATGAAATTATTAGAAGAGCGCGTCCTCAAGGATGGGCATATCTTGGGTGATAACATCCTCAAGGTGGATTCCTTTTTAACCCACCAAGTTGACTTTAGCTTGATACGAGAAATCGGTAAGGTTTTTGCGGAAAAATTTGCTTCTGCTGGTATTACCAAGGTCGTAACCATTGAAGCGTCAGGTATTGCCCCAGCCGTTTTTACAGCTGAAGCCTTAAACGTTCCCATGATTTTTGCTAAAAAAGCTAAGAACATCACTATGAACGAAGGAATCTTAACTGCCGAAGTTTACTCCTTTACCAAGCAAGTGACCAGTACCGTTTCTATCGCTGGAAAATTCCTCTCACCAGAGGACAAGGTCTTGATTATCGACGATTTCCTTGCTAATGGCCAAGCTGCTAAAGGCTTGATTCAAATCATCGAACAAGCTGGTGCCACAGTCGAAGCTATCGGTATTGTGATTGAAAAATCCTTCCAAGATGGCCGTGATTTGCTTGAAAAAGCAGGCTATCCTGTCCTATCACTCGCTCGTTTGGATCGTTTTGAAAATGGTCAAGTCGTATTTAAGGAGGCAGATCTCTAA
- a CDS encoding bleomycin resistance protein, translating to MDYQAVIPEFVVSDIEKSRHFYCDLLGFSVEYERPEEKFLFLSLEDCQLMLEEGSAEELAQLTYPFGRGVNISFGIEDVPQLHQKLLEADYPIHRPLTKREFRVGDSFIYPHEFAVLDPDGYFLRFSE from the coding sequence ATGGACTATCAAGCTGTCATTCCTGAATTTGTAGTATCTGACATCGAAAAATCACGCCACTTCTACTGCGACCTGCTAGGATTCTCTGTCGAATACGAGCGCCCCGAGGAGAAATTTCTCTTCCTCTCGCTTGAAGACTGCCAGCTCATGTTAGAAGAAGGCAGCGCAGAAGAATTAGCCCAACTAACCTATCCTTTCGGGCGCGGTGTCAATATTTCCTTTGGCATTGAAGATGTCCCTCAGCTCCACCAAAAACTGCTGGAAGCTGACTATCCTATCCATCGTCCGCTGACCAAAAGAGAATTTCGAGTGGGAGATAGCTTTATATATCCCCATGAATTTGCAGTTTTGGATCCAGATGGCTATTTTTTAAGATTTAGCGAGTAG
- a CDS encoding DUF3290 family protein, with amino-acid sequence MKFYSYDYVLSQISQQNGIMIGFGIVLLAITGFFAFKAYRDKKGTKFRELVMILALTLVAMLLVTISKYQTNQASNNQFQTSLHFIEVVSKDLGVDKSEVYVNTSAATDGALVKVGPNFYRAMNGSQPDKYLLEKLELHQTDAIELVEVNK; translated from the coding sequence ATGAAATTTTACTCATATGACTATGTGCTTAGCCAAATCAGTCAACAAAATGGAATCATGATTGGCTTTGGAATTGTTCTCCTAGCTATCACAGGATTTTTTGCTTTTAAAGCCTATCGAGATAAAAAGGGGACTAAGTTTCGGGAATTGGTCATGATTTTGGCCTTGACCTTGGTGGCCATGCTTTTGGTGACAATCTCAAAATACCAGACCAATCAAGCCTCTAACAACCAATTTCAAACCTCCCTTCATTTCATAGAGGTTGTTTCCAAAGACTTGGGAGTGGATAAATCAGAAGTTTATGTCAATACTTCTGCAGCCACTGATGGAGCGCTTGTCAAGGTAGGTCCAAATTTCTACCGCGCCATGAACGGGAGCCAACCAGACAAGTATCTTTTAGAGAAATTAGAATTGCATCAAACAGACGCTATTGAATTGGTGGAGGTAAACAAATGA
- a CDS encoding nucleobase:cation symporter-2 family protein, whose translation MQTQEKHSQAAVLGLQHLLAMYSGSILVPIMIATALGYSTEQLTYLISTDIFMCGVATFLQLQLNKYFGIGLPVVLGVAFQSVAPLIMIGQSHGSGAMFGALIASGIYVVLVSGIFSKVANLFPSIVTGSVITTIGLTLIPVAIGNMGNNVPEPTGQSLLLAAITVLIILLINIFTKGFIKSISILIGLVVGTAIAASMGLVDFSPVAAAPLVHVPTPLYFGMPTFEISSIVMMCIIATVSMVESTGVYLALSDITKDPIDSTRLRNGYRAEGLAVLLGGIFNTFPYTGFSQNVGLVKLSGIKTRLPIYYAAGFLVLLGLLPKFGALAQIIPSPVLGGAMLVMFGFVSIQGMQILARVDFANNEHNFLIAAVSIAAGVGLNNSNLFVSMPTAFQMFFSNGIVVASLLAIVLNAVLNHKKK comes from the coding sequence ATGCAAACTCAAGAAAAACATTCACAAGCAGCCGTTCTTGGCTTGCAGCACTTACTAGCCATGTACTCAGGATCTATCCTGGTTCCCATCATGATTGCGACAGCCCTTGGCTATTCAACTGAGCAGTTGACTTACCTGATTTCCACAGATATCTTCATGTGTGGAGTGGCAACCTTCCTCCAACTCCAACTCAACAAATATTTTGGTATTGGACTCCCAGTCGTTCTAGGAGTAGCCTTCCAATCCGTTGCTCCCTTGATTATGATTGGGCAAAGCCATGGAAGTGGCGCTATGTTTGGTGCCCTTATCGCATCAGGGATTTACGTGGTTCTTGTTTCAGGCATTTTCTCAAAAGTAGCCAATCTCTTCCCATCTATCGTAACAGGATCTGTTATTACTACGATTGGTTTAACCTTGATTCCTGTCGCTATTGGAAATATGGGAAATAACGTTCCAGAGCCAACTGGTCAAAGTCTCTTGCTTGCAGCTATCACTGTTCTGATTATCCTCTTGATTAACATCTTTACCAAAGGATTTATCAAGTCTATCTCTATTTTGATTGGTCTAGTTGTTGGAACAGCCATTGCTGCTAGCATGGGTTTGGTGGACTTCTCTCCTGTTGCGGCAGCACCACTTGTCCATGTCCCAACTCCCCTCTACTTTGGGATGCCAACCTTTGAAATCTCATCTATTGTCATGATGTGTATCATCGCAACGGTGTCTATGGTTGAATCGACTGGTGTTTACCTAGCCTTGTCTGATATCACAAAAGACCCAATCGACAGCACGCGCCTGCGCAACGGTTACCGCGCAGAAGGTTTGGCCGTACTTCTCGGAGGAATCTTTAACACCTTCCCTTACACAGGATTTTCACAAAACGTTGGTTTGGTTAAATTATCAGGTATCAAGACTCGCCTGCCAATCTACTACGCAGCTGGTTTCCTGGTTCTCCTTGGACTCCTTCCTAAGTTTGGTGCCCTTGCTCAAATCATTCCGAGCCCTGTCCTCGGTGGTGCCATGCTGGTGATGTTTGGTTTTGTATCGATTCAAGGGATGCAAATCCTCGCCCGTGTTGACTTTGCTAACAATGAACACAACTTCCTTATCGCAGCAGTTTCAATCGCTGCAGGTGTCGGACTCAACAATAGTAATCTCTTTGTCAGCATGCCGACAGCCTTCCAAATGTTCTTCTCAAACGGAATCGTCGTAGCCAGCCTCCTCGCCATTGTCCTCAATGCCGTATTAAATCATAAAAAGAAATAA
- a CDS encoding galactokinase, giving the protein MTQHLTAEALRKDFLAVFGQEADQTFFSPGRINLIGEHTDYNGGHVFPAAISLGTYGAARKRDDQVLRFYSANFEDKGIIEVPLADLKFEKEHNWTNYPKGVLHFLQEAGHVIDKGFDFYVYGNIPNGAGLSSSASLELLTGVVAEHLFDLKLDRLDLVKIGKQTENNFIGVNSGIMDQFAIGMGADQRAIYLDTNTLEYDLVPLDLKDNVVVIMNTNKRRELADSKYNKRRAECEKAVEELQIALDIQTLGELDEWAFDQYSYLIKDENRLKRARHAVLENQRTLKAQAALQAGDLETFGRLMNASHVSLEHDYEVTGLELDTLVHTAWAQEGVLGARMTGAGFGGCAIALVQKDTVEAFKEAVGKHYEEVVGYAPSFYIAEVAGGSRVLD; this is encoded by the coding sequence ATGACACAACATCTTACTGCTGAAGCACTTCGTAAAGACTTTCTTGCTGTTTTTGGTCAAGAAGCAGACCAAACCTTCTTTTCACCAGGTCGTATCAATCTGATTGGTGAACACACAGACTACAACGGTGGGCACGTTTTTCCGGCTGCTATTTCCTTGGGAACTTATGGTGCAGCTCGCAAGCGTGACGACCAAGTCTTGCGTTTCTACTCAGCCAACTTTGAGGACAAGGGTATCATCGAAGTGCCTCTTGCTGACCTCAAATTTGAAAAAGAGCACAACTGGACCAACTATCCAAAAGGGGTTCTTCATTTCTTGCAAGAAGCTGGGCACGTGATTGACAAAGGTTTTGATTTTTATGTTTATGGGAATATCCCAAATGGTGCTGGTTTATCTTCTTCAGCATCCTTGGAACTCTTGACAGGGGTCGTGGCAGAGCATCTCTTTGATTTAAAACTAGACCGTTTGGATTTGGTTAAAATCGGAAAACAAACAGAGAACAACTTTATCGGAGTCAACTCTGGTATCATGGACCAGTTTGCCATCGGTATGGGGGCAGATCAACGTGCTATTTACCTAGATACCAACACCTTGGAGTATGACTTGGTGCCGCTTGATTTGAAAGACAATGTTGTTGTCATCATGAACACCAATAAACGTCGTGAACTAGCAGACTCTAAATACAATAAACGCCGTGCTGAGTGTGAGAAAGCAGTGGAAGAACTGCAAATTGCCTTGGATATTCAAACCTTGGGTGAATTGGATGAGTGGGCCTTTGACCAATATAGCTATCTGATTAAAGATGAAAATCGTTTGAAACGTGCTCGTCATGCTGTGCTTGAAAACCAACGTACCCTTAAAGCTCAAGCAGCCCTTCAAGCAGGAGATTTGGAAACATTTGGTCGCTTGATGAATGCATCTCACGTTTCTCTGGAGCATGATTATGAAGTAACTGGCTTGGAATTGGATACCCTTGTTCACACAGCTTGGGCTCAAGAAGGTGTTCTCGGTGCTCGTATGACAGGGGCAGGTTTTGGTGGCTGTGCCATTGCCTTGGTGCAAAAAGACACTGTTGAGGCCTTTAAGGAAGCTGTAGGCAAACACTACGAGGAAGTAGTTGGATACGCTCCAAGCTTCTATATCGCTGAAGTTGCAGGTGGCAGTCGCGTTTTAGACTAG